The Pongo abelii isolate AG06213 chromosome 19, NHGRI_mPonAbe1-v2.0_pri, whole genome shotgun sequence genome includes the window ggattacaggcatgagccaccttgcccagcctgcagtttactctcaaatggttcaggaaaacaatgtgtatttacatatagagacagagataaagacacaaaaaggATGAGAATGATAAAGAAATGAGGTAAAATGTTAAGTACTGGGGAATCTGGGTGAAGAGAATGTAGGGATTCTTTATACTATTTTTGCCACTTTTCTTTTAGctagaaattatttcaaaataaacagtTTGGCCAAATTAGCAggtaagaaaaaattattagagtggttttcattttacttcattCATGTGTTCAGTAAAGTTGAACACATGGATGTTAATGGACCATTCGGATTATATGGTTcatattttttgctcatttttatgtcATGGTGTTTTTCCGTGTTGATATGTAAAAGCTGTTTTAAAACTCTTCATCTGCCATAtatgttacatttctttcctgccttctgccACCTTCTAATGTTGTTACCAACTTTCTTTCCAACCTTGGGCCACTGGCATATATACTCATTTCTAAATATTAGAACTTGTAGTGCTTTTTGAAATGCCGACAGCCTATGGCTCATTCTGCAACTGCATATTAGTTAACAGGCAAAAATACCTTAGTAAGAGAAAGCGtctttttcttctaattaaaaaaaaacctaacccCCACCCCCGAAGCACTAAGgtgtttgtctgtttatttttttgaatagggtctcactctgctgcccaggctgaagtgctgtgaatcacagctcactgaagcctagaTCTCCAAGGCTcaacccatcctcccacctcagcctcccaagtagctgagactacaggcatgtgtcactaaacctggcttttttttttctttttttttagagatggggtttccctatgttgaccaggctggtctggaactcctaggctcaagtgattctcctttctcctgtcttagcctcccaaagtgctgggatcataggcatgagacaccatgcctggtcagttatttaagaaaataaatattagaccATGCATAAATATGCTATCCTAAAATTTGTGAGCAAGTACAAAGTTCATGATTCAGAAATTTAAAGTTTAAATGCAAAATGAAGTTCTTTTTAGTGAATACCAAAAAACTGACTGAAAATCTAGTGAATACCTTTTATGCTTCAGACACCTCGTATGAGAGTCTTTACCCTCAAGCATCTCGCAGTTGAGTAAGGGTGACATGTAAGAAATAGGTTACAATCATTGTGACAAGGACGACCGCAGTATTATTATGTACACACAAGGCAATGCACAGGCAGAAGTTTTGTCATGAGGCAGGATGAGGCTACAGAAGAGGTGACAACTAAGCTAAAGAAGCCACTCAGGATGTCAGAAGACAGCTGTTAAGTCAAAAACAGGCACCATATCCAAAGGAACTGATTTGATCCCTAAAATTCTGTTAAGATGTGCTGTAgacggggcacggtggctcacgcctgtaatccctgcactttgggaggccaaggtaggtggatcacctgaggtccggagttcaagaccagcctggccaacatggtgaaaccccgtctctactaaaaatacaaaaattggctaacacgatgaaaccctgtctctactaaaaatacaaaaaaaaaaaaaaaaaaaaattagctgggcgtggtggcgggtgcctgtagtcccagctacttgggaggctgaggcagaacggcgtgaacccaggaggcggagcttgcagtgagccgagatagcgccactgtactccagcctgggcgacagagcgagactctgtctcaaaaaaaaaaatgaggcgggcgtggtggtgcgtgcctgtagtcccagctactctgtagactgaggcacgagaatcgcttgaacccaggaagcagaggttgcattgagccgagatcgcactactgcactccagcctgggcgacagagcgagacttcgtgtcaagtaataataataaaaaaggatgtGCTgtaattgtctccattttacaaaagaggtCAAGTAACTGGCACAGGTCCCACGCTAGTAAGTGAGGGTTTTGGGATTCAAGCACAGACCACCTTCGCCCCTATGCTACACCACCTCAGGCTGTCGGGAGATAGGCGCCCAGTCAAAAGGCACATGGAAGAAAGCCCACGACTTCTCAAGCATTGAAGCATTGAAGCATTGAAGCGCATCAGTATTCTCAACTTCAAACTTTGAGAAGTCATAGTAGGAATGCATTTTATTCAAGAATGGGTTCAGGTGAGGGTGGATATGGGCACTGGGTTCAAAGGACAAATTTGGAGATTTCATGATCCAGGAGGGTGAACAAATAAGGAAGGGCTAAAGAGATCCTCGAAGTTGAAAGGTTCAAACAGAGTTAATGTCCTCTAAGGAGAGCCAACAAGGGGTTACAAGTGCTGAAGTCATCAAGAACACGTGCCTGTCTTTCCTGGAGACTGGGAAGGAGAATTAAGATGAAGAAAATCCAGAAGACGGTAAAATGGCTTGACTTCAAAATAACAgaccgggcgccgtggctcacgcctgtaattccagcactgtgggagaccgaggagggggtggatcacctgagctcaggagttcgagaccagcctgggtaacagggtgaaaacctgtattaaaaaaaaaaaaaaaaaaaaaaagccgggcgcggtggcccacgcctgtaatcccagcactttgggaggccaagacgggcggatcacttgaggtcaggagttcgagaccagcctggccaacatggtgaaaccccatctctattaaaaataacaaaaattagccggacgtgatagcgggcacctgtagttccagctactggggaggctgaggcggaaaaatcgcttgaacccaggaggcaaaagttgcactgagccgagattgtcccactgcactccagcctggacaacagagcaagactccatctccaaaaaaaaaaaaaaaaaaaaaagcaacaaaaagaaataagaaagcaagaaaaagaaagagaatggtgAGGCCCAGAGAGACCGAAAGTCCCACCAGAGGCCACAGAGCTAGCTCAGCCCTAATGCCGGCCCCGCGGTGCCTTTCCGAGCTCACGGCCTCCCCTCGGCATCCGGGTTTTGGCCTCGGAGCGCCAGGGACGCCACGAGGACGCGCCCCACACTTGCGCGTCTGGGTTCCAGCCCCCGCGGCCCCCAACAAATAAAGAAGGGAAAGTGCTGAGGGTGATGGCCCCGGGGAACGCTGCAGCTCTACGTCAACCTGCGGCGGCCGCCGACTCATTTGGGGCCACGCCGGTTGCATTCGTCACGCCGGGGATGCCTCTCAAACCCGCGGCCTGCCGAGGACGTTCCCACATGGGAGACCCCAGCGACGCGGGCGCGTCTGTGGCTCTCGAGAACCGGGCCGCGGAGCCCCCGCGACGGCAGGCGGGGAACCGGCGACTGCGGGGGCAGGCAGCTGGGGATTATAGTCCCCTCGCTACCCTCTATTCTGGAAGAGGCGGGTCGCGGCCGCCGAACTCCAGCTCTGCGCCTGCCCAGGCGGCGGCGCGCTCAGGGGCGTGGCATGGGCGGGTCGTGAGTTGGGCGGGGCCCACAGGGCGTGCGCGACGGAGCGGCGCGGCGCATGGCGTGAGGGGCGTGGCGCCAGTGGGCGAGGCGTGGCGTAGTGCGAAGGGACGCGGTGCGCACGCGCGTGAGGGCTGCCGCGGGTGGGTGGTGTCGAGGCCTGTCGGGTCAGGGCGGTTCCGGGGTGCTGTCAGAGCTGGGCCGGGGCCCCTAGGCAGGGTAGCTGGGTCGTAGAGGCGGGGGCCAGTCGCGGTCGGTGGAGCGGGATGAGGATGTAGGAGGGGCGGACGTGGCGGAAGCCGCGGGGTCCGCGTGGGCGGTGCCTCTAGGGAGCCAGGGAGGCCTTTCCCGAGGCCCCTGGGGAAGAAGAGGGGAAGCGAGTGTCCCTGGGGAacccccactccactcccagcCGGAGACTGGGTTGTGTCTTCACGGACCAGAGCCCACAGTGCGAGTTGCTATAGGCAACCAGCCAGGGTGGCCAGCTCCTCCCCATTTGCCGGTGATGTTCTGGTTTTGGGACCAAAGCATCCTAGGCTTCCAGCCCACTGCAGTGACCGAATTCTGCGCCCCCTGCCCATCTTCTCCCGCAGCTTCCCTAGATTAGGTTTGGGAGGCAAGAGGAGGCCTCCTGACCTTTCACACTGCCTTTTTAATATTAAGATGAAGGCACACTCCACAACTTTCTTCCAGCCAGGCCCAGACATGTCCATCCTTGTAAGATAAAAGCTTCCATGGGAGCCTTCCTTCCTAATCAAGGTAGGTAGACTACAGGAAGGTacatcttgttttatattttgtcctGTAGAAGTCAGATTTCAGCCCAGTTGTGTAGGAGTGAGGATGAGCCTGTGCTCATATCAGAGCTTTTGAGTACAGAGACATTTGATCTGGAATTTTAGCCAGCCTCTTCAACCCCAGAATTTATAGGTTCAATCAGAACAGATATTAGCTTAAGTTTTCCTATCAATCGTCTATCATTAAACTGGCAAAATCTagataattagaaaatatgaCAAAGATGATCCAGACAGAGATGTTCAACTTTTTCCTTAATTCAAAAAGCCTTGTGGTGGAACATCGGACCCATTCAAGAGGAAGGATGAAAGCTCTATATAGGAACACGATGTGAATGGAAGAAACCTGTCATTGTGAGGCTGGCTTTTGATTAGTCATCTGATGTCTTCCCTAATGTGACGTGACTTTGAGGCCGTAAACTTCAGTGGCTAAGCTGTAGTTTCTCAGCCTGCAGTTAGATTGCAGAAATGATAGGGCTTacgttagttttgtttttatttgatgttGAAGATCTTTGAGTTACATTAGAAACGATGAGTATTTTTCATGTGGCACTAATGAGTTAATTCATaatactattttttgagacagagtctctattgcccaggctggagtgcagtggcacgatcacggcccactgcagcctcgacctcctgggctcagatgatcctcccaccttagcctgccagatagctgggactacaagtgcacaccaccacatccggctaatttttttgtagatatggggttttgccatgatgttGAAGCTGATTtcagactcctaggctcaagtaatccttctgccttggcctcccaaagtgctgggattataagcgtgagccactgtgccaggccaataTTATTCCCCAAAAGAAGGAAGTTGGGTGTGAGGTCCTGCTTCTGTGGTCAccatgaggtttttttgtttgttttggactcttgcccaggctggcgtgcagtggcacagtcatggctcactgcagcctcaagctcctgggctcaagtgatcctcctgtctcagcctccctggtagctaggaccacagatgtgcaccactatgcccagggaatttttaaattttttgtagagacagggtctcaccatgttgcctgagctgttctcaaactcctggcctcaagcaatcctccctatcccaaagtgctgaaattacaggcatgagccaccacacctggccaccacTAGTTTTTGTAATGGAAGCAGGTTACATATGAGATGGAGGAATGGATTTCAtgattgtctttttaatttcttagatCCCCAAGAAATTGATTGGACATGAGGAAACCACTCTAAGTGTGACCACTCTAAAGCATTAGCAATCAGTCATTTCACTCTAGGGAGAAATCAGAGCTGAATTATAGAGGATAGGTAAAGTCCCCAATGtggatatgtatttttatatttgactACTTGCGTTTTTTTGTTAGATGCAGATAATACGGCACTCCGAACAGACACTAAAAACAGCTCTCATCTCAAAGAACCCAGTGCTTGTGTCACAGTATGAGAAATTAGATGCTGGGGAACAACGTTTAATGAATGAAGCCTTCCAGCCAGCCAGTGATCTCTTTGGACCCATTACCTTGCATTCTCCATCAGATTGGATCACCTCCCACCCTGAGGCTCCCCAAGACTTTGAACAGTTCTTCAGTGATCCTTACAGAAAGACACCCTCTCCAAACAAACGCAGCATTTATATACAGTCCATTGGTAAATACTGGTAATGTGCTGGTTTTGGTTCGGTTTTGCAATGGCGCTGTTGTCAGGAATAGTCCAGGCTATGGTCTGATTCAGATGGGCCGTTTTAGGATCGTTTTTGATATTCATTGAGGTGGTACAAGTTTTGTAGCCAAACTGACTTAAAAgataacattttgtttctttttaattcataGCAACACCAATGAATGATAAAGGTTATTGAAAATTTAGAattggttttgtttctaatttgaaTCTTCTTACTCATAGACTGGGTAAACACTGAATAATcatcttaaagtctgtttttaaatgttcttccATATTATAGGCTCTCTAGGAAACACCAGAATTATCAGTGAAGAATATATTAAATGGCTCACGGGCTACTGTAAAGCATATTTCTATGGCTTGAGAGTAAAACTCCTAGAACCAGTTCCTGTTTCTGCAACAAGATGTTCCTTTAGAGTCAATGAGAACACACACAACCTACAAATTCATGCAGGTGAATTACACGACTTTGCAGTTCGAACTCAGTATATGTAGATAATATACACTCATACATTTacgtatttctttttaaatagggGACATCCTGAagttcttgaaaaagaagaaacctGAAGATGCCTTTTGTGTTGTGGGAATAACAATGATTGATCTTTATCCAAGAGACTCGTGGAATTTTGTCTTTGGACAGGCTTCTTTGACAGATGGTATTCCTTTTTTGGCATTGTTGTTAGACGCTTCTTCAGCTTGAGAATATTTGAAGATgttaaaagagggaaaaaattccaaccaagaatcaTACTGATATTTAAAACTGTATAGTATTTTCAGTTGAGACATTATGCCATAATGGGAAGCGTGCTGTTGGTAGATTCTGATAATCTAGGTTCTGGTTGGCCACTCACTACCTACAGGACCTTAAAGGTAACAATACCCACATCATGGAGTCATTTGGAGATAATTTACATAAAAGTGCCTGTACATAAAAAGTGTGGataagcctggacaacatagtgagaccacatgtctacaaaaaaataaaaatgtaaaaacctaaattagctgggcatggtggcacatacctgtagtcctagctactcaggaggctgaggtgagaggattgcttgagcccaggaggttgaggctgcagtgagccatgatcgtgccactgcactccagcctgggcaataaagtgagaccgtgcctcaaaaaaaaaaaaatgtatatatagacCTGGCACATATATAGGCATTCAGCATAATAGCTAGTAAATGTCAGTAATTCAGTAGCAAGGTGAATTAAACCAATTACAGTTTGAGCTATTATTAATGGATGTGAAAATCTAACTAATTGTTTTTCAATTCTTTTCATAGTCATCTTGCACAGATAGAATAGCCATAGACTAAGTGTTGCTTCTTTCTCATCCTAtgacatttgttttttaatttaaagagtcAAAATGTCCATCTTTGATTTGAGATATGTAATAAACCTTGACTTATTAGGAACTCTGCATTGTAATATTGGGGATGGGAAAGGTTTTGGAAACCGGtcatatttttaacctttttttttttttttttgtcatctctctacttctcccctccccttcattTTTGTTCTTACTTCTCTAACTTCATCCCAAGAATCCAAGACAGACTTGAAAGGGAAAAGGCCCCCTAAAGGGAGTGGTTCATTAGTGTTCTGGGGATGGGGAGTAAGTACAGGGACTATCCTGAGAGTTTATGGTCTGTCTGGATGTTACATTAGCCTAGGATTTGTGGGGTGGATTAGGTGGGGTCGTAAGCTTTGTGGGACAAGTGTTTCTACTAGAGGTGGGGGCTGTAGGGCTATAGAGCCTCTTGCCACTTActcctttattctttattctccaTTTATGTGAGGTTTCTTGTGGCCCCCCATGGCCCTACCAACATGCACTCTTGGAGACGAGGATCACTACTTTCTTACTGATTTTGGTGGTGTGAGGTAGCTTTTTATCATAAGTTTTCTCTCTTATTACTAACCTGATAGAGATggaaacattgaaaaataattctatctgccttttatttttctttcgagacagggtctccctctgtcacccaggctggagtgcagtggtgtgatcatggctcactgcaacctcaacctcctgggctgaagggatcatcctgcctcagcctcccgagtagctgggacaacaggactaccacacccggctattttattttattttatttttggcaagatgggattttttttggcgagatgggatctccctgtgttgctcaagctcatcttgaagtcctgggctcaagcgatcctcccgcctcagcctcccaaagtgctttgatcacaggtgtgagtcatcacacccagctaaaaaaataattttcaaagcatATGTTCATGTATCTAGATATTGCTAGCTAATTTATCTTACGTATTTGAGGAGGTCAGGAAACATTTCCTCAAACTGTATttactttaattctttttttggtaAGTTTCTTAAATATTACATGACATGAAAGATTTACATAGGCAAGTAGCAGGATTAGACAGTGACAATATCTTAACACAGTGGTCTTGTTTTCTCCGAGTTTacaaatattgatatttttaaagtgagaCGCATTGACTACGAAAGAAAATAATCTATTTGTAGGATTATTGGAAGAAGGAAATGTCCTTGCTGGAAGTATTACTGTAGTGAAATATGCTCACACTTGATTGGCCAGCAGGGGTTACTTGTGATACAGGAATAGATTTAGTGCGCTCTTAATTTCCAGAATGCTATCTTTCCTTAATTTTCGAATATCAGTCTACACTTTCTGGGTAAAGGGAGGTGAGGAAGTTGTTTTTGAATCAAATTAGATTGGACAAATCTACTAtgggtttattttctttaaaaatatattactttaaaataaaaacagagacataaaTAAAAGTGATGATGTAAACTAGTCGAATTATGAAGCAGTACTCTGTAGGGTGAGTTATGTAGCAAACCATGTTCTCTGTGCTTGCAGAGATGGTTGATGTAACTCTAAATGTAACACAGGAAGTCAGTTACAAGTGTATTTATTCTGGTCACCAGACACCAGTGACATAATAGAGTTgagctgctctttaaaaagggggtgggggtggggcaggggaagAGGTTATTCTGTCTAAAGCCGTGGTTTAAAGCATGGGCTTCAAGACATCAGGGCAGTTGTCCTCAGTCACTGCTGCGTGAGGGAAGGCCAGCAACCCCTCTAGACACACGTGTAACAGATCTGTTTTAGTGTGTCCTTAAAGAGTGAAATCATGACTGCCTATtgttcatgtgattttttttttttttgagaccgagtatCACTcttgtcgtcaggctggagtgcaatggtgcgatctcggctcactgcaactccgcctcatgggttcaagccattctcccgcctcagcctccctagtagctgggattacaggcacctactatcatgcctggctaatttttgtagagacagggtttcaccatgttagccaggctggtcttgaacttctgacatcaggtgatccacctgcctcggcctcccaaagtcctaggattacaagcgtgagccaccacgcccaacccatGTGGTTATTTTTTATGATTCCTTTTTGAGTACTTGATTTGGAGTACTTGCTACTTTCAGTAAAAGACTTCTTTTGTGGGAAAAGACTCTCTGAAACTTCAGTTTCCCAAGCATTTGACCTCAAGTCCATTAAGTTTTACAAGGCAAGGCAAAGTGGATAGCAGCAAAAGATTTTGATAGGGAAATCTGGGGCAAAAGTCTTCCTTTTTGGTGGCAAACCATAAGTGTATCAGATGGTGTGGACACAGTGACACAGAGGTGCACTCACTGGCCAGATGGGCCAGCAGGCTCTTCTTTCTTTGGTCTTTGCTCAGGGACCTTACTCTCATTCTGTCGCTGCTTGTCCTCTTTTTGTAGGTGTGGGGATATTCAGCTTTGCCAGGTATGGCAGTGATTTTTATAGCATGCGCTACGAAGGCAAAGTGAAGAAGCTCAAGAAAACATCTTCAAGTGACTATTCAATTTTCGACAACTATTATATTCCAGAAATAACTAGTGTTTTACTACTTCGATCCTGTAAGGTAAGTTATTAAAAAAATCCGACAGGATGATTCTTTAAAAGAGTGTTCCGTAAACTGTATATTGTCAGTCCTTAAGGTAATATTATAAATGAGTTTGTATCATTTGTATAATTTTGGTGCATAGTGCTTGACTGAAATGATcagtaaaacaatttaaatggaTACCTTCGTATTGAAATTTACAATATCAGTGCCAGTTTTTCTGTACTACTAGTTACAGCCTTGGCTGTACCCATGTGCTATTAGTGTAATTCCTGAATTCTGGTGTGAGTGGGTAACCTACTTTTTCAAGCTACTGTGGTCATTGGGCAAAGCTGTTTTCCCCAGGCCTTTGGAGAACCTCTGCTCTGGCCTCTCTGGGAGCCTGGGCCTTCCTGCCCTGGTCTCCAGGCTACCCTCGACTGTAGTTGTCCTGGCAGTTCCTGATATCCCCAACTCGGTTTTGTGGAAAGCCTATCTCCCCTTTCTCCATAGCCAGAGAGATGGGCTTTTCCTTCAGCTAGAGAAATTCTGCTTTTACCTGTACTATTTGTTGGGGTTTGACAGTTACACCTCTGAGAACTACATTCTCACAGTGTGTTCCGTGGGCCCCCTGTGTCATTGCCACTTGATGTTCTCA containing:
- the AMZ2 gene encoding archaemetzincin-2 isoform X1; its protein translation is MQIIRHSEQTLKTALISKNPVLVSQYEKLDAGEQRLMNEAFQPASDLFGPITLHSPSDWITSHPEAPQDFEQFFSDPYRKTPSPNKRSIYIQSIGSLGNTRIISEEYIKWLTGYCKAYFYGLRVKLLEPVPVSATRCSFRVNENTHNLQIHAGDILKFLKKKKPEDAFCVVGITMIDLYPRDSWNFVFGQASLTDGVGIFSFARYGSDFYSMRYEGKVKKLKKTSSSDYSIFDNYYIPEITSVLLLRSCKTLTHEIGHIFGLRHCQWLACLMQGSNHLEEADRRPLNLCPICLRKLQCAIGFSTVERYKALVRWIDDESSDTPGATPEHSCEDNGNLPKPVEAFKEWKEWIIKCLAVLQK
- the AMZ2 gene encoding archaemetzincin-2 (The RefSeq protein has 1 substitution compared to this genomic sequence), whose translation is MQIIRHSEQTLKTALISKNPVLVSQYEKLDAGEQRLMNEAFQPASDLFGPITLHSPSDWITSHPEAPQDFEQFFSDPYRKTPSPNKRSIYIQSIGSLGNTRIISEEYIKWVTGYCKAYFYGLRVKLLEPVPVSATRCSFRVNENTHNLQIHAGDILKFLKKKKPEDAFCVVGITMIDLYPRDSWNFVFGQASLTDGVGIFSFARYGSDFYSMRYEGKVKKLKKTSSSDYSIFDNYYIPEITSVLLLRSCKTLTHEIGHIFGLRHCQWLACLMQGSNHLEEADRRPLNLCPICLRKLQCAIGFSTVERYKALVRWIDDESSDTPGATPEHSCEDNGNLPKPVEAFKEWKEWIIKCLAVLQK
- the AMZ2 gene encoding archaemetzincin-2 isoform X2, which gives rise to MKPSSQPVISLDPLPCILHQIGSPPTLRLPKTLNSSSVILTERHPLQTNAAFIYSPLVNTGSLGNTRIISEEYIKWLTGYCKAYFYGLRVKLLEPVPVSATRCSFRVNENTHNLQIHAGDILKFLKKKKPEDAFCVVGITMIDLYPRDSWNFVFGQASLTDGVGIFSFARYGSDFYSMRYEGKVKKLKKTSSSDYSIFDNYYIPEITSVLLLRSCKTLTHEIGHIFGLRHCQWLACLMQGSNHLEEADRRPLNLCPICLRKLQCAIGFSTVERYKALVRWIDDESSDTPGATPEHSCEDNGNLPKPVEAFKEWKEWIIKCLAVLQK